In Pelosinus sp. UFO1, one genomic interval encodes:
- a CDS encoding NADH:flavin oxidoreductase — protein MKTLFDQTKLTGNKVFEPFTLAGITFPNRIIRSATFEGVSDESGKPTEQLLKKYEALAKGGVGGIITGFIGVGQQGKASDNTPMIDKAENIEAFKELTKRMHEMGTPIIAQLNHCGGQSKEESSHMPVVAPSKISDYKAKEMTKTEILEVIEAFVQGIKNAKEAGFDGVQIHVAHGYLLSEFVSPRMNRRKDEWGGSTENRFRILKMIFEKAREEVLSYPIIVKMNGYETLKNGMTVAESVKIAKLLEQVGCDGIEVSNGTIKAGLATMRGQVPWKMMIAQNQKLNKMPEFMKNFVGIVARKMVPQPQPKNLYNLEAAMSIREAVNIPIIVVGGITNLEEIEDVINNDKCDMVSMSRPFIIESDLVNKFRIGKQTQSKCIQCNFCIVGLEKGPLKCYYGKLPVSKA, from the coding sequence ATGAAAACATTATTTGACCAAACAAAATTAACAGGAAATAAAGTATTTGAGCCATTTACATTGGCAGGTATAACATTTCCTAACCGAATTATTAGATCGGCAACTTTTGAAGGAGTGAGTGATGAGAGTGGCAAGCCTACAGAGCAATTACTTAAAAAGTACGAGGCATTAGCTAAAGGCGGTGTTGGTGGAATTATTACTGGCTTTATTGGAGTGGGTCAGCAAGGAAAGGCTTCAGATAATACGCCCATGATTGATAAAGCTGAAAATATTGAGGCCTTCAAAGAATTAACGAAGAGAATGCATGAAATGGGAACCCCTATTATAGCACAGCTTAATCATTGTGGCGGTCAGTCAAAAGAAGAAAGTAGCCATATGCCAGTTGTTGCACCTTCTAAAATATCTGACTATAAAGCAAAAGAAATGACTAAAACTGAAATTTTAGAAGTAATAGAAGCGTTCGTTCAAGGAATAAAAAATGCCAAAGAAGCAGGTTTTGATGGTGTACAAATTCATGTGGCGCATGGATATTTACTTTCAGAATTTGTATCACCCAGAATGAACAGGCGAAAAGATGAATGGGGAGGAAGCACAGAAAACAGATTTAGAATTCTTAAAATGATATTTGAAAAGGCTAGGGAGGAAGTTCTAAGTTACCCAATCATTGTAAAAATGAATGGATATGAAACATTAAAAAATGGTATGACCGTTGCAGAGTCTGTAAAAATTGCTAAACTGCTAGAGCAGGTGGGATGTGACGGAATTGAAGTTTCAAATGGAACAATAAAAGCTGGGCTGGCGACAATGCGCGGGCAGGTGCCTTGGAAAATGATGATAGCTCAAAATCAGAAGTTAAATAAAATGCCGGAATTTATGAAAAATTTCGTTGGTATAGTAGCAAGAAAAATGGTACCACAACCTCAGCCGAAAAACTTATATAATTTGGAAGCAGCCATGTCAATCAGGGAAGCTGTAAATATTCCAATTATTGTAGTAGGAGGAATAACTAATTTAGAAGAAATAGAAGACGTAATTAACAATGATAAATGTGATATGGTTTCCATGTCAAGGCCATTTATAATCGAATCAGATTTAGTAAATAAATTCAGAATAGGAAAACAGACACAATCAAAATGCATACAATGCAATTTCTGTATAGTCGGCTTGGAAAAAGGACCGCTTAAATGCTATTATGGAAAGCTTCCAGTAAGCAAGGCTTAG
- a CDS encoding alpha/beta hydrolase, protein MKKKSIITRGLHLLTAMVLGLVLSTTGAGVASAADMSNGADNFYKSDKVTMQKVTFKNQYNMKVVGNLFIPKGLNQNTKNPAIIVGHPMGAVKEQSANLYATKMAEQGFVTLSLDLSFWGESEGQPRNAVSPDIYAEDFSAAVDFLGTRSFVDRDRIGVIGICGSGSFAISAAKIDPRMKAIATVSMYDMGAANRNGLRHSATLEQRKETLEGAAEQRYVEFSGGKTKYTSGTVDELDENSPPIAREFYDFYRTPRGEFTPKGQSPKLTTHPTLTSNVKFLNFYPFNDIETISPRPMLFIAGENSHSIEFSEDAYKLAAEPKELYIVPGAGHVDLYDRVNYIPFDKLTSFFSKYLK, encoded by the coding sequence GCAATGGTACTGGGCTTGGTTTTATCCACGACGGGCGCTGGTGTTGCATCCGCAGCAGACATGTCCAATGGAGCAGACAACTTTTACAAGAGCGACAAGGTAACCATGCAGAAGGTTACATTTAAAAATCAATACAACATGAAGGTTGTAGGTAATCTTTTTATTCCCAAAGGTTTGAATCAAAACACCAAAAATCCCGCGATCATTGTCGGACATCCTATGGGCGCAGTAAAAGAACAAAGTGCGAATCTGTATGCCACAAAAATGGCTGAACAGGGATTCGTTACTTTGTCCTTGGATTTGTCTTTCTGGGGAGAGAGTGAGGGTCAACCTCGCAACGCTGTTTCGCCGGATATCTATGCCGAGGATTTCAGTGCCGCGGTGGATTTTCTGGGCACCCGGTCGTTTGTTGACAGGGATCGGATTGGTGTTATCGGGATTTGTGGCAGCGGGAGCTTTGCCATCAGCGCAGCCAAGATCGACCCGCGCATGAAAGCCATTGCGACAGTCAGCATGTACGACATGGGTGCCGCCAACCGTAACGGACTCAGGCATTCCGCGACCCTCGAACAGAGAAAAGAGACTCTTGAAGGCGCAGCAGAACAACGCTATGTAGAGTTTTCAGGTGGCAAAACAAAATACACCAGTGGTACTGTAGACGAATTGGATGAAAATTCACCTCCAATTGCACGTGAATTTTATGATTTCTATCGTACTCCAAGAGGTGAATTCACTCCCAAAGGCCAGTCACCAAAACTTACAACGCACCCAACGCTCACCAGTAACGTTAAGTTTCTGAATTTTTACCCGTTCAATGACATAGAGACGATCTCTCCTCGTCCTATGCTTTTCATCGCAGGTGAAAACTCTCATTCCATAGAGTTCAGCGAAGACGCCTACAAGCTGGCGGCCGAACCGAAGGAACTCTACATTGTTCCGGGCGCAGGTCATGTGGATCTGTACGACCGGGTGAATTATATCCCCTTTGACAAGCTCACATCCTTCTTTTCCAAGTATTTGAAATAG